The SAR324 cluster bacterium genome contains the following window.
TCTTGACTGGAATAGTTCCAAACGTCAAGACCTGGATGTGATTATTGTTATGGGAGGTGATGGAACTGTTTTGTATGTTTTGAGAACATTCAAAGGATGTCCGGTTTTGGCCATCAATCATGGGAATGTAGGGTTTTTGACGGCCGCGGATCAACAGGACTGGGAATTGGTGATTTCCCGTCTGCTGGAACAAAATTATGTCCTCAG
Protein-coding sequences here:
- a CDS encoding NAD(+)/NADH kinase, giving the protein MSKLMLKKAGLFFDPSHDNVPVQTIQDWFKRHHIELIVLDWNSSKRQDLDVIIVMGGDGTVLYVLRTFKGCPVLAINHGNVGFLTAADQQDWELVISRLLEQNYVL